GGGTTGTTCTCGGGGCGGCCGCCGTTCTCCTCgtaggcggcgcggaggcggccgacgaGGGCGTCGAGGCTGCCCCACGCCTGGCGGAgcgggcacgggcacggcgccggcggcgccgggtggCCGAAGAAGGGGCACGCCGGCGCGTGCACCTTGGTCTTGCCGAACTGGTCCAGGTAGCGGAGGAACTCCAGGACGTGCGCGCCGCTGCACCGCGCcagcgacagcggcggccggtggtTGCGGAGGTACTGCCCGAACGTGTTCCAGTCCCGCCGCTTCTGCGACTCGTACCTGCTCGGcgacgcccccgccgccgacgccgacgccgacgccgacgtcgcccCCGTCGCcattccccctcctccgccgccgctgtccgaGTGCGGGctgtccggcgccgccgcgtgcgccaCGAACTCCATCGTCGATCTGCACAACACCacaaacaccaccaccaccaccaccacaccataGCTGAGGAAGAC
The sequence above is drawn from the Oryza glaberrima chromosome 10, OglaRS2, whole genome shotgun sequence genome and encodes:
- the LOC127753530 gene encoding protein G1-like5; this translates as MEFVAHAAAPDSPHSDSGGGGGGMATGATSASASASAAGASPSRYESQKRRDWNTFGQYLRNHRPPLSLARCSGAHVLEFLRYLDQFGKTKVHAPACPFFGHPAPPAPCPCPLRQAWGSLDALVGRLRAAYEENGGRPENNPFGARAVRLYLREVREHQARARGVSYEKKKRKKPPHPSSAAAAHDDAANGALHHHHHMPPPPPGAAA